One segment of Bacteroides caecimuris DNA contains the following:
- a CDS encoding BlaI/MecI/CopY family transcriptional regulator — MRPLTEREEEVMNFFWESGALSVRDVVALHNEPLPSRTMVVTFVKFLEQKGYLDHKAESTGFIYFPIIEREDYCRQNLKSVIRRYFDNSIQNVVNFLIKSEEYSDEEAKEIILQISNRGKE; from the coding sequence ATGAGGCCATTAACAGAAAGAGAAGAAGAAGTGATGAACTTCTTTTGGGAAAGCGGGGCACTCTCGGTTCGGGATGTCGTTGCCCTTCACAATGAGCCGCTTCCAAGCCGGACGATGGTAGTCACATTCGTGAAATTTCTTGAACAGAAAGGCTATCTCGACCACAAGGCTGAAAGCACAGGCTTCATATATTTTCCAATAATAGAGCGAGAAGATTATTGCAGACAAAATCTGAAGAGCGTCATAAGGCGGTATTTCGACAATTCCATTCAGAATGTTGTGAACTTCCTGATTAAAAGCGAGGAATATAGCGATGAAGAGGCTAAGGAAATAATATTGCAAATATCTAACAGAGGAAAGGAATAA
- a CDS encoding VOC family protein has product MQRTNQIIKSMIAFFEIPTNDFDKSVAFYQALFGEKLEVSQFGDEKMACLMKEGKSVCSISSAPSFPGFAPSNGGVLVYLQTKDLDASVKTALDNSATIVTPKTKIQVDGWGYFAIIADPVGNLIGLYGDK; this is encoded by the coding sequence TTGCAGCGTACTAATCAAATAATAAAAAGTATGATTGCATTTTTTGAAATCCCCACCAATGACTTTGACAAGTCGGTGGCGTTCTATCAGGCTCTCTTTGGCGAAAAGCTGGAGGTGTCGCAGTTCGGCGATGAGAAAATGGCCTGTCTTATGAAAGAAGGTAAGAGTGTATGCTCAATCTCCTCGGCTCCCTCGTTTCCCGGTTTCGCACCCTCTAACGGAGGCGTGTTGGTATATCTCCAGACAAAAGATTTGGATGCCAGCGTGAAAACTGCGTTGGATAACAGCGCGACAATCGTAACTCCCAAGACCAAGATTCAGGTTGACGGTTGGGGTTACTTCGCCATCATCGCCGATCCTGTCGGCAACCTCATCGGGCTTTATGGCGACAAGTAA
- the glsA gene encoding glutaminase A codes for MNKKVTLAQLKEVVQEAYDQVKTHTSGKNADYIPYLANVNKDLFGISVCLLNGQTIHVGDTDYRFGIESVSKVHTAILALRQYGAKEILDKIGADATGLPFNSIIAILLENDHPSTPLVNAGAISACSMVQPIGDSAKKWDAIVGNVTDLCGSVPQLIDELYKSESDTNFNNRSIAWLLKNYDRIYDDPDMSLDLYTRQCSLGVTALQLSIAAGTIANGGVNPVTKKEVFDAALAPKITAMIAAVGFYEHTGDWMYTSGIPAKTGVGGGVMGVLPGQFGIAAFAPPLDGSGNSVKAQLAIQYIMNKLELNVFSNNHITVVD; via the coding sequence ATGAATAAAAAAGTAACACTCGCTCAATTGAAAGAAGTGGTACAGGAGGCATACGATCAGGTAAAGACCCACACCAGCGGCAAGAACGCCGACTATATCCCCTACCTGGCAAATGTCAACAAAGATCTCTTTGGTATCAGTGTCTGCCTGCTCAACGGGCAGACCATCCATGTGGGAGATACTGACTACCGCTTCGGTATAGAATCCGTATCCAAAGTACATACAGCTATTCTGGCACTGCGCCAATATGGTGCCAAAGAAATCCTGGACAAGATTGGAGCCGACGCAACAGGCTTGCCTTTCAATTCAATTATCGCCATCTTGCTGGAGAACGACCATCCGTCTACTCCGTTGGTAAACGCCGGAGCTATCTCCGCCTGCAGCATGGTGCAGCCCATTGGCGACTCTGCCAAGAAATGGGATGCCATTGTAGGAAACGTAACCGATTTATGCGGCAGCGTCCCACAATTGATTGATGAACTGTACAAGTCCGAATCGGATACCAACTTCAACAACCGTTCTATCGCATGGTTGCTGAAAAACTATGACCGGATTTATGATGATCCGGATATGTCATTAGACCTTTACACCCGTCAGTGCTCTTTGGGAGTGACTGCATTGCAGCTTTCCATTGCAGCCGGCACAATCGCCAACGGTGGTGTAAATCCGGTGACTAAGAAAGAAGTTTTTGATGCCGCGCTAGCTCCTAAAATCACTGCCATGATTGCCGCAGTAGGTTTCTACGAACATACCGGCGACTGGATGTACACTTCCGGTATCCCCGCCAAGACAGGTGTAGGCGGCGGTGTGATGGGTGTACTGCCCGGACAGTTCGGCATTGCTGCCTTTGCTCCTCCTTTGGATGGATCGGGCAACTCCGTGAAAGCGCAACTAGCTATTCAATACATCATGAACAAGCTGGAATTAAATGTGTTTAGCAACAACCATATCACCGTTGTTGACTAA
- a CDS encoding sigma-54-dependent transcriptional regulator, translating into MDKTKIIVVEDNIVYCEFVCNLLAREGFRTVQAFHLSTAKKLLLQATENDIIVSNLRLPEGDGIDLLRWMRKEGMMQPFIIMTDYAEVHTAVESMKLGSLDYIPKQLVEDKLVPLLRTILKECNVGRSRMPLFSRDGSAFQAIMKRIRLVAPTDMSVLIFGENGTGKEHIAHLLHDKGKRAGKPFVAVDCGSLTKELAPSAFFGHVKGAFTGADSAKKGYFHEAEGGTLFLDEVGNLAPETQQMLLRAIQERRFRPVGDKSDRSFNVRIIAATNEDLEKAVHEKRFRQDLLYRLHDFEITVPPLRDCQEDIMPLAEFFREIANRELECDVIGFDGEARKTLLTHAWPGNVRELRQKIMGAVLQAQTGLVTKEHLELAVTRATSPVSFALRSDAEDKERVLRALKQANGNRKVAAELLGIGRTTLYNKLEEYGLKYKFQQP; encoded by the coding sequence ATGGATAAAACAAAAATTATCGTGGTGGAGGATAACATCGTATATTGTGAGTTTGTCTGCAACCTGCTGGCACGTGAGGGATTCCGCACCGTGCAAGCATTCCACCTCTCGACAGCAAAGAAGCTTCTGCTACAAGCGACAGAAAACGACATCATAGTTTCAAACTTACGTTTGCCTGAAGGCGATGGCATCGACTTGTTGCGCTGGATGCGCAAGGAGGGCATGATGCAACCGTTCATCATCATGACCGACTATGCCGAAGTACATACGGCAGTTGAAAGTATGAAACTCGGCTCGCTGGACTATATACCCAAACAGCTTGTGGAGGACAAACTTGTCCCATTACTCCGCACCATATTGAAAGAATGCAATGTCGGACGGAGCCGTATGCCCCTGTTCTCGCGTGACGGCTCGGCGTTCCAAGCCATCATGAAGCGGATAAGGCTGGTAGCCCCCACCGACATGAGCGTGCTGATATTCGGGGAGAACGGCACGGGCAAGGAGCATATCGCCCACCTGCTGCACGACAAGGGCAAGCGGGCAGGAAAGCCGTTTGTGGCTGTGGACTGCGGTTCGCTCACCAAAGAGCTTGCGCCGTCGGCTTTCTTCGGACACGTAAAAGGCGCATTCACGGGTGCGGACAGTGCCAAGAAAGGTTATTTCCATGAAGCCGAAGGCGGCACGCTGTTCTTGGACGAGGTGGGCAACCTCGCACCGGAAACCCAGCAGATGCTACTCCGCGCCATACAGGAACGTAGGTTCCGTCCCGTTGGCGACAAATCTGACCGGAGTTTCAATGTGCGCATCATCGCCGCCACCAACGAGGATCTGGAGAAGGCGGTCCATGAAAAGCGTTTCCGGCAGGATCTATTATACCGCCTGCATGACTTCGAGATAACCGTCCCGCCGTTGCGCGACTGTCAGGAGGACATCATGCCGCTGGCTGAGTTCTTCCGTGAAATTGCGAACCGGGAACTGGAGTGTGATGTCATCGGATTTGACGGAGAAGCCCGCAAGACATTGCTGACCCATGCGTGGCCGGGCAATGTCCGCGAGCTTCGTCAGAAAATCATGGGCGCGGTGTTGCAGGCACAGACGGGTCTTGTCACGAAAGAGCATCTGGAACTTGCCGTGACGAGGGCGACCTCACCTGTCAGCTTCGCCCTGCGCAGCGATGCGGAAGACAAGGAGCGTGTCTTACGCGCGTTGAAGCAGGCGAACGGTAACCGCAAGGTTGCCGCCGAACTGCTCGGGATAGGACGTACGACACTGTACAACAAACTGGAAGAATATGGATTGAAGTATAAATTTCAGCAACCATAG
- a CDS encoding M56 family metallopeptidase produces the protein MENNIEIAFNPVEIAYIANTVSEQITPIWDYIVTLYLIGVIVMILYFLVSLVRLALFILKGEHIKQDDCRIILHRHNSVAPFAWCGYIMMPRRDWYEFGQMIVCHEKAHIECRHWIDLLLMQAAIIITWYCPAIWLLRNELHTLHEYEADSHVLASGVKREEYQMFLIKKTVGARFATLSNCLNHSSLKKRITMMLSSKPTGKARVRAFVMVPAMALALIGLATPAVSAVINEVSAATPVEDLRYKISEKSDSTIRVTERNSDVVVTEKANAADAVPFIRTETAPNFPGGKDKLTEFANKNISFPESTYVNGILDMDAVVQLTIAKDGVVKDARIVKSSGQVLDAEALRVARMLPKFHPGLNGGLPAESSYTLAFNYSVNKQQ, from the coding sequence ATGGAGAATAATATTGAAATCGCTTTTAATCCGGTCGAGATTGCCTATATAGCCAATACGGTATCAGAGCAGATCACTCCGATATGGGATTATATAGTCACACTTTACCTTATAGGGGTTATTGTCATGATTCTCTATTTCCTCGTTTCACTGGTACGGTTGGCACTGTTCATTCTCAAAGGTGAGCATATAAAACAGGATGACTGCCGCATTATACTTCATCGCCATAACAGCGTCGCCCCGTTTGCATGGTGCGGATATATCATGATGCCAAGACGTGACTGGTATGAGTTCGGGCAGATGATAGTATGCCATGAAAAAGCGCATATAGAATGTCGCCATTGGATTGACTTGCTTCTTATGCAGGCTGCGATTATTATCACTTGGTATTGTCCCGCTATATGGCTTCTGCGCAATGAGCTTCATACCCTCCATGAGTATGAAGCCGACAGCCATGTGCTTGCATCGGGCGTAAAACGAGAAGAGTATCAGATGTTTCTAATAAAAAAGACAGTTGGAGCAAGGTTCGCAACTCTTTCTAACTGTCTCAATCACAGTTCACTTAAAAAACGTATAACTATGATGTTATCAAGCAAACCGACAGGCAAAGCCCGTGTGCGTGCTTTTGTCATGGTGCCTGCAATGGCACTCGCGTTAATCGGTCTGGCCACCCCTGCGGTGTCAGCAGTAATCAACGAGGTATCTGCCGCTACGCCGGTGGAGGATCTGCGTTACAAAATTAGCGAAAAATCCGATTCCACCATTCGAGTGACAGAAAGAAATTCCGATGTGGTGGTCACGGAGAAAGCGAACGCGGCCGATGCCGTGCCATTCATCAGGACAGAAACCGCCCCAAACTTTCCCGGAGGTAAAGATAAGTTGACGGAGTTTGCCAACAAGAATATATCTTTCCCTGAAAGCACATACGTCAACGGTATTCTTGATATGGATGCGGTGGTTCAGCTCACAATCGCTAAAGACGGCGTAGTAAAAGATGCCCGAATTGTAAAAAGCTCAGGCCAAGTGCTGGATGCCGAAGCTCTGCGTGTGGCTCGTATGCTTCCAAAATTCCACCCCGGTCTCAATGGAGGACTGCCTGCGGAATCAAGTTACACACTGGCTTTCAACTATTCGGTCAACAAACAGCAATAA
- a CDS encoding TlpA disulfide reductase family protein: protein MKKVTFAALAALTITACSSGPKFQVNGNVSGADGKMLYLEASGLEGIVPLDSVKLKGEGTFSFKQPRPESPEFYRLRIDDKIINFSVDSIETIQIKAPYADFSTTYTVEGSENSNKIKELTMKQIRLQKEVDDLLAALRSNRMGHDVFEDSLATLLNNYKEDVKVNYIFAAPNTAAAYFALFQKLNNYLIFDPLNNKDDVKCFAAVATSLNNAFPHAVRSKNLYNIVIKGMKNTRQPQAKALEIPQEKIVETGIIDIALRDVKGNVRKLTDLKGKVVLLDFSVFQSPAGSPHNLMLRELYNEYAKQGLEIYQVSLDADEHYWKTAADNLPWVCVRDGNGVYSTNVAVYNVRQVPSIFLINRNNELKLRGEDIKNLEAAVKSLL, encoded by the coding sequence ATGAAAAAGGTTACTTTTGCAGCGCTCGCCGCACTTACTATTACCGCTTGTAGTTCCGGTCCTAAATTTCAGGTGAACGGGAATGTATCAGGAGCCGATGGTAAAATGCTTTATCTCGAAGCTTCCGGTCTGGAAGGTATTGTTCCGCTCGATTCAGTGAAACTGAAGGGAGAAGGTACATTCAGTTTCAAGCAGCCTCGTCCCGAATCACCCGAATTTTATCGCTTGCGGATTGACGACAAAATCATCAATTTTTCTGTAGATTCTATCGAAACGATTCAGATCAAAGCGCCGTATGCGGATTTCTCCACGACTTACACGGTGGAAGGTTCGGAAAACAGCAACAAGATAAAAGAACTAACGATGAAGCAGATCCGCCTTCAAAAAGAGGTGGACGACTTGCTGGCAGCTTTACGCAGTAACAGAATGGGGCATGATGTATTTGAAGACAGTCTGGCAACGTTGCTCAACAATTATAAGGAAGACGTCAAAGTGAACTATATTTTCGCTGCTCCCAACACGGCAGCCGCTTACTTTGCCCTGTTCCAGAAACTCAATAATTACCTGATATTCGATCCGTTGAACAATAAAGATGATGTGAAATGTTTCGCTGCTGTCGCTACGAGCCTCAACAATGCGTTCCCTCATGCCGTACGTTCCAAGAACCTTTATAATATTGTAATTAAGGGAATGAAGAACACGCGCCAGCCACAGGCGAAAGCATTGGAGATTCCTCAAGAGAAAATAGTGGAAACCGGAATTATTGACATCGCCTTGCGTGACGTAAAAGGAAATGTACGCAAACTGACCGATCTGAAAGGAAAAGTTGTATTGCTCGACTTCTCTGTATTCCAGTCGCCTGCCGGATCTCCTCATAACCTGATGCTTCGCGAACTATATAATGAATACGCAAAACAAGGGCTGGAAATATACCAGGTATCTCTCGATGCGGACGAACACTACTGGAAAACTGCGGCAGACAACCTTCCCTGGGTTTGTGTACGCGATGGAAACGGAGTGTATTCTACCAACGTAGCTGTATATAATGTTCGTCAGGTTCCATCTATCTTTTTGATTAACCGTAACAACGAATTGAAGCTTCGCGGCGAAGATATCAAGAATTTGGAAGCAGCTGTCAAGTCATTGCTCTAA
- a CDS encoding META domain-containing protein — protein sequence MKTNILTAIMLALAILVGSCNAPSDNALYREWRLEKYNCIATSSYGLTQVNENCNYVLQMDKTGVFYCTTDCNTISGCFEKSKNALKFSDISFTELACDNMIVERSIVYNLPCIKSYEITDDSILVLKDDKGHILMELIRYDLPDESLCGKWQLEKYNSIVITSNELTDINEESDCVLQLNNTGFVCTTDCNIISGNFVEDNNILGFSNISMTEKAVEGIVSCDDMELERSIEANLHCVKSYELKNNTVLYLKDTYGHILMELIKQ from the coding sequence ATGAAAACAAACATTCTTACAGCAATAATGCTTGCATTAGCCATATTGGTTGGCTCATGCAATGCCCCGTCAGATAATGCCCTGTACAGGGAATGGCGACTTGAGAAATACAACTGTATCGCCACTTCTTCATACGGGCTGACACAGGTAAATGAGAATTGTAATTATGTATTGCAGATGGATAAAACCGGAGTATTCTATTGTACCACCGATTGCAATACCATCTCCGGCTGTTTTGAAAAAAGCAAAAACGCTTTGAAATTCTCCGATATATCCTTTACCGAACTGGCTTGCGATAACATGATAGTGGAAAGGAGTATCGTGTATAATCTACCTTGTATCAAATCATACGAAATCACAGACGATTCTATCTTAGTGCTGAAAGATGATAAAGGTCATATCCTGATGGAACTAATCAGGTATGATTTACCGGATGAAAGTTTGTGTGGGAAATGGCAACTTGAAAAATACAACAGCATCGTTATAACTTCAAACGAACTAACTGACATAAACGAGGAATCGGACTGCGTTTTACAGTTGAATAACACCGGATTTGTCTGCACCACTGACTGTAACATAATATCAGGCAATTTTGTCGAGGATAATAATATTTTGGGCTTCTCCAACATATCCATGACTGAAAAGGCAGTAGAGGGTATAGTATCTTGTGATGATATGGAATTGGAAAGAAGTATAGAGGCAAATCTACACTGTGTCAAGTCATACGAGCTAAAAAACAACACCGTTCTGTATCTGAAAGATACGTATGGTCATATATTAATGGAGCTAATAAAGCAATAG
- a CDS encoding transposase family protein: MKTSSSQTIDPVASLSLFLPSGILDYFTLVNHVSQDTCFILYLEEKATIPSEYSDLHLHSKGFLPEIEVQDFPIRGKAVYLRIKRRRWEDPSTGQTYSRDWSLVATGTRITAEFGAFLKELLG; encoded by the coding sequence ATGAAAACATCCTCTTCCCAAACGATTGATCCTGTTGCTTCTTTAAGCTTGTTCTTGCCTTCAGGAATCCTTGATTACTTCACCCTAGTCAATCATGTATCTCAGGATACTTGCTTTATTCTTTATTTAGAGGAGAAAGCCACTATTCCTTCCGAGTACTCTGATCTCCATCTTCACTCAAAAGGTTTCCTCCCTGAGATTGAAGTTCAGGACTTCCCTATCCGTGGTAAAGCCGTTTATTTACGTATCAAGCGTCGTCGCTGGGAAGATCCATCCACCGGGCAGACGTATAGTCGTGACTGGAGTTTGGTAGCCACCGGTACTCGCATAACCGCTGAGTTCGGTGCTTTTTTAAAAGAATTACTTGGATAA
- a CDS encoding DUF3795 domain-containing protein yields MDRNMIALCGLNCAVCSEALREDSPCVGCRSEGNKGEYCANLCKIVKCEIRKSLPDGFCDKCPQYPCREIVNKECWYANAYPMIESLMGNLAFIGENGLKKFLQREKERWTCSDCGGVISVHNGKCYGCGKNYTNRKY; encoded by the coding sequence ATGGACAGGAATATGATTGCCCTATGTGGGCTAAACTGCGCTGTTTGCAGCGAAGCATTGCGAGAAGATAGTCCCTGCGTGGGTTGCCGTAGTGAGGGCAATAAAGGTGAGTATTGTGCCAATTTATGCAAGATTGTCAAATGCGAGATACGAAAAAGTCTGCCGGACGGATTCTGTGACAAATGCCCTCAATACCCTTGCCGGGAGATTGTCAATAAGGAGTGTTGGTATGCCAACGCCTATCCGATGATAGAATCGCTGATGGGCAATCTCGCCTTTATTGGAGAGAACGGTCTTAAAAAGTTCTTACAAAGGGAAAAAGAACGTTGGACTTGCTCCGATTGCGGTGGTGTCATATCCGTGCATAACGGAAAATGTTATGGCTGTGGCAAAAATTATACAAATAGAAAATATTGA
- a CDS encoding DUF3795 domain-containing protein, producing MGNITTDINNIAACGLYCGACRKFLSGKCPGCRNNEKASWCKIRKCCINKGYHTCAECECDVRECKTYSNFISKVFALLFNSDRPACISYIREQGEIAYAEEMSKRKCQTIKRK from the coding sequence ATGGGAAATATAACAACAGATATAAACAATATAGCCGCCTGTGGGCTGTATTGTGGCGCGTGTCGCAAATTTTTGTCTGGGAAATGCCCCGGATGCAGGAATAACGAGAAAGCATCATGGTGTAAAATCCGCAAATGCTGCATAAACAAAGGCTATCATACTTGTGCCGAATGCGAGTGTGACGTAAGAGAGTGTAAAACCTATTCCAACTTCATAAGCAAAGTGTTCGCGTTGCTCTTTAACTCCGACCGTCCGGCTTGTATCAGCTATATACGGGAACAAGGAGAAATAGCGTATGCAGAGGAAATGAGCAAGCGAAAATGCCAGACCATAAAACGCAAATGA
- a CDS encoding alpha/beta hydrolase has protein sequence MMKRIIIATILATCSILNIMASEDNISSAWHGTLKITPQVALKIVFKFKIEEDGKPSVTLDSPDQGAYGIAGEVNFISADSVNVTVRRIGLTFTGRKQDGKLIGKCTQGAMSAALELSPGIVELKRPQTPKPPYPYTTKEVRFNNLSDSVTLAGTLTLPEGFNETTPVIVMITGSGLQNRDEEIYGHKPFAVIADYLARNGVATLRYDDRGYGESTGDGKNATTEDFARDAKTAMEYLRKEMKFKNVGILGHSEGAAVAFILGAENNSGLFSNPNFIIAIGAQTVRGDSVLIDQSATMLKQGNMPADIVSDYVEALRKMYELKIREGNNMTVDSIEAICANWKNTPVHTSLKANLKKIAADNNPWLNFYIGFSPAESIADTDCPVFALYGEKDIQVRPELNMPQMQRLAPKATVKLYPGLNHLFQHAQTGAVQEYGTIEETISPEVLQDIVDFISFKPH, from the coding sequence ATGATGAAAAGAATAATAATTGCAACTATTTTAGCCACCTGTTCCATATTAAACATTATGGCTTCCGAGGATAATATTTCGAGTGCATGGCATGGTACGCTGAAGATAACTCCGCAAGTGGCATTAAAGATTGTGTTCAAATTCAAGATAGAAGAAGATGGCAAACCGTCAGTCACGCTTGATTCTCCGGATCAAGGAGCATACGGAATAGCCGGAGAAGTGAATTTCATTTCGGCTGATTCTGTAAATGTGACAGTTCGACGCATCGGATTGACGTTTACAGGACGGAAACAAGATGGGAAACTCATTGGGAAATGCACACAAGGAGCAATGAGTGCCGCCCTTGAATTATCGCCGGGCATTGTGGAATTAAAGCGACCTCAAACACCTAAGCCACCATATCCATACACTACAAAGGAGGTTCGTTTCAATAACTTATCAGATAGTGTTACTCTCGCTGGGACACTTACTTTACCTGAAGGTTTTAATGAGACAACTCCGGTTATCGTAATGATTACCGGTAGCGGATTGCAAAACCGCGATGAAGAAATATACGGACATAAGCCGTTTGCTGTCATCGCCGATTACCTTGCCCGAAACGGCGTTGCAACCTTACGATATGATGACCGAGGATATGGAGAATCAACCGGCGACGGCAAAAATGCCACCACTGAAGATTTTGCACGAGATGCGAAAACGGCAATGGAATACCTGCGCAAAGAAATGAAATTCAAAAATGTCGGAATATTGGGGCATAGCGAGGGAGCGGCAGTGGCATTTATACTGGGAGCAGAGAACAATTCGGGATTATTCTCAAATCCGAATTTCATTATTGCCATTGGCGCACAGACGGTTCGTGGAGACTCGGTTCTAATAGACCAAAGTGCAACAATGCTGAAACAAGGTAACATGCCGGCGGATATTGTGTCTGATTATGTTGAAGCATTGCGCAAGATGTATGAACTGAAAATAAGGGAGGGTAACAATATGACCGTTGACAGTATTGAAGCTATATGTGCAAATTGGAAGAATACTCCCGTTCACACATCTTTGAAAGCCAATCTGAAAAAGATTGCAGCCGACAATAACCCGTGGTTAAATTTCTATATCGGTTTTTCACCGGCGGAAAGCATTGCAGATACGGATTGCCCTGTATTCGCACTATACGGAGAAAAAGATATACAAGTTCGCCCGGAACTGAATATGCCTCAAATGCAACGACTCGCCCCGAAAGCGACCGTGAAACTTTATCCCGGACTTAATCACCTTTTCCAGCACGCTCAAACGGGCGCAGTACAGGAATACGGCACAATTGAGGAAACGATCTCCCCCGAAGTCCTTCAGGACATTGTTGATTTTATCTCTTTCAAACCTCATTAA
- a CDS encoding HIT family protein gives MATIFSRIIAGEIPCYKVAENEKFFAFLDINPLVKGHTLVVPKQEVDYIFDLSDEDLAAMHVFAKKVARAIEKAFPCKKVGEAVIGLEVPHAHIHLIPIQKESDMLFSNPKLKLSDEEFKSIAQAINSSL, from the coding sequence ATGGCAACAATATTCAGTAGAATCATCGCAGGCGAAATCCCCTGCTATAAGGTGGCGGAAAACGAAAAGTTTTTTGCGTTTCTTGATATCAATCCGTTGGTAAAGGGACATACATTGGTGGTGCCCAAACAGGAAGTGGACTATATTTTCGATTTGAGCGATGAGGACCTGGCTGCGATGCATGTATTTGCAAAGAAAGTGGCCCGTGCCATTGAAAAAGCTTTCCCCTGTAAAAAGGTAGGCGAAGCGGTTATCGGACTGGAAGTTCCTCATGCACATATTCATTTAATTCCTATTCAAAAGGAATCGGATATGTTGTTCTCGAATCCGAAACTGAAATTGTCGGATGAAGAATTCAAGTCCATAGCACAAGCAATCAACTCCTCTCTATAA
- a CDS encoding potassium channel family protein — MKSAFSDFISGKKGIYGILHIIILVMSLFLVISISVDTFKGIPFYTQSSYMKVQLCICLWFLFDFVLEFFLAKHKGRYLRTHFIFLLVAIPYQNIIAYYGWTFSQEITYLLRFIPLLRGGYALAIVVGWLTYNRASSLFVSYLTMLLVTVYFSSLAFFVLEHRVNPLVNDYGDALWWAFMDVTTVGSDITAQTVTGRVLSVLLAALGMMMFPIFTVYITNLIQQSNERRKQYYEEEEQQKKASAQKESAEKAVVQKVNT, encoded by the coding sequence ATGAAATCAGCGTTTTCAGATTTTATTTCCGGGAAAAAGGGGATTTACGGTATTCTTCACATTATTATATTGGTGATGTCCCTGTTTCTGGTTATCAGTATCTCGGTGGATACTTTTAAGGGAATCCCTTTCTATACACAGTCTTCTTACATGAAGGTACAGCTATGTATCTGCCTTTGGTTTCTTTTCGATTTTGTATTGGAGTTCTTTTTGGCAAAGCATAAAGGACGCTATCTGCGGACACATTTTATCTTTTTATTGGTGGCCATCCCTTATCAGAATATTATTGCATATTATGGATGGACATTTTCGCAGGAGATCACCTACTTGCTTCGTTTCATTCCTTTGTTGAGGGGAGGATATGCGCTTGCTATTGTGGTCGGCTGGCTGACTTACAACCGGGCTTCTAGCTTGTTCGTCTCTTATCTGACGATGTTGCTGGTAACAGTTTATTTCTCTAGTTTGGCATTTTTTGTGCTCGAGCATCGGGTGAATCCATTGGTAAATGATTATGGAGATGCCTTGTGGTGGGCTTTTATGGATGTCACTACCGTGGGGTCGGATATTACAGCGCAGACCGTGACCGGGCGTGTGCTTTCCGTTCTGCTCGCCGCCTTGGGTATGATGATGTTTCCCATCTTCACGGTTTATATTACAAATCTGATTCAACAATCCAACGAGCGTAGGAAGCAATATTACGAAGAGGAGGAACAACAGAAAAAGGCTTCTGCCCAAAAGGAATCGGCAGAAAAAGCAGTCGTACAGAAGGTTAATACATAA
- the greA gene encoding transcription elongation factor GreA, translated as MAYMSEEGYKKLMAELKELETVERPKISAAIAEARDKGDLSENAEYDAAKEAQGMLEMRINKLKATIADAKIIDESKLKTDSVQILNKVELKNVKNGMKMTYTIVSESEANLKEGKISVNTPIAQGLLGKKVGDIAEITVPQGKIALEVVNISI; from the coding sequence ATGGCTTATATGTCAGAAGAAGGTTACAAGAAACTGATGGCGGAACTGAAGGAACTGGAAACAGTGGAACGCCCAAAGATCTCTGCGGCAATAGCCGAAGCAAGAGATAAAGGAGACTTATCGGAAAATGCAGAATACGATGCTGCCAAAGAGGCGCAAGGTATGCTTGAAATGCGCATCAACAAATTGAAAGCTACCATTGCAGACGCAAAAATCATTGATGAATCTAAACTGAAAACAGATTCTGTACAGATCTTAAATAAAGTGGAACTGAAGAATGTAAAGAACGGTATGAAGATGACTTATACCATCGTTTCCGAAAGTGAAGCTAACCTGAAGGAAGGAAAGATTTCCGTTAACACTCCGATTGCACAAGGTCTGCTTGGCAAGAAGGTGGGTGATATAGCCGAAATCACTGTCCCACAAGGTAAAATTGCATTGGAAGTAGTAAACATATCAATTTAA